From the Deinococcus gobiensis I-0 genome, the window AGAAAATGGGCGGCGTGGACCCGGAGGCCCCATTCCGCGCCGCCCACCAGCGCAGCGCCGCCGCGCCCCAGCTCAGGCCGCCCCCGAAGCCCGCGAGCACCACCTGGGCGCCGTCGGTCAGCCGCCCCTGGGCCTGCGCCTCGGCCAGCGCCAGGGGAATGCTCGCCGCGCTCGTGTTGCCGTAGCGGTCGAGATTGACCACCGCGCGCTCCGGCGGCAGCCCGAAGCGGTCCAGCGCCGCCTCGATGATGCGCACGTTGGCCTGGTGCGGCACGAACACGGCGATGTCGGCCACCGTCAGGCCCGCGCGGCGCATCACCTCTTCGGTCATGTCGCCCATGATCCGCACCGCGAACTTGAACACCTCGCGGCCGTTCTGGGTCAGGTGCGGCCCCATCGGCGTGCCGCCGGGCAGGGAGACGGCCGCGCCGCGCAGGAACAGGCTGGGGCCGCCGCTGCTGTCGGCCCCCAGCGCGAAGGCCTGCACGCCGTAGCCCGCCGGCACCGGCCCGACCACCACCGCCCCCGCGCCGTCCCCGAACAGGATTGCGGTGCTGCGGTCGTCCTGGTCCACCACGCGGCTCATGACCTCGGCGCCGACCACCAGCGCGCGGCGCGCGGTGCCGGCCACGACCATGGCGTGCGCCACGCTCAGCGCGTACACGAACCCGCTGCACGCCACGCTCACGTCGAAGGCCGCCGCGCCGCGCAGGCCCGCCGCGCCCGCGATCAGTGCGGCCGTCGAGGGAAACATGGCGTCGGGGCTGCTCGTCGCGCAGATCACGAGGTCCACGCCCTCCAGCGCGCCGGGAAAGCGGGCCAGAAGGTCCTGCACGGCCCGGCCGCCCAGCACGCTCGCCGTCTCTTCGGGCGCGGCGTGGCGGCGCTCGCGGATGCCGCTGCGGCTGCGGATCCACTCGTCGGTGGTCTCCAGCCGCGCGGCGTAGTGCGCGTTGGGCACCACCTGCGCGGGGGCGTACCCCCCGACGGCCACGATGCCCACGGCGGGCGCGGAGGACAGGGGAGCGGGGCCGGACACAGCAGTCACGCCCCAGACCGTAGCATTCCTTGAACGGTCGTTCAAACAATTTGGAGGCAGTCTGAACCCGGTGCAAGGAGGCGCAGGCGACAACGGCCACAGGGACACGCCATGACAGCGTGTCCCTGTGGGCTGGGGCTTTACCCCGGAGCGGCGGTCTTACTCGCCGGCAGGCTGGTTTTCGGGGTGGGCGGTGCTCTGCTCTTCGGCAGGGGCCTCGCTTTCGTTCCCGTTCTGCTCGGCCTGCTCGTCCGTCTTGTCGGCCGACTTCTCGGTGGCCTGCTCGCCGCCGAGCGAGGCGATGGCCTGCTGGAGGCCCTTCTCGCGCATCAGGCTGATGTAGTACGAGTTCAGGCCGTTGGGGCCGAGCTGCGAGGAGAGCTGCTCGGGGGTCAGGTTGTTGGCCTGGGCCAGCGCGCTCATGGTCTGGTTGAACTCCAGGTCGGACACCTGCACGTTCAGGTCCTCGGCGAGCTGCTCGAGGGCCAGGTCACGGCGCACACGGGTCTCGGCGTTCTTGGCCAGGTCGGCCAT encodes:
- a CDS encoding beta-ketoacyl-ACP synthase III, encoding MTAVSGPAPLSSAPAVGIVAVGGYAPAQVVPNAHYAARLETTDEWIRSRSGIRERRHAAPEETASVLGGRAVQDLLARFPGALEGVDLVICATSSPDAMFPSTAALIAGAAGLRGAAAFDVSVACSGFVYALSVAHAMVVAGTARRALVVGAEVMSRVVDQDDRSTAILFGDGAGAVVVGPVPAGYGVQAFALGADSSGGPSLFLRGAAVSLPGGTPMGPHLTQNGREVFKFAVRIMGDMTEEVMRRAGLTVADIAVFVPHQANVRIIEAALDRFGLPPERAVVNLDRYGNTSAASIPLALAEAQAQGRLTDGAQVVLAGFGGGLSWGAAALRWWAARNGASGSTPPIF